From Topomyia yanbarensis strain Yona2022 chromosome 1, ASM3024719v1, whole genome shotgun sequence, one genomic window encodes:
- the LOC131684332 gene encoding uncharacterized protein LOC131684332, which produces MDRLIDPKIYADVQSRGLVNRLVKYHDETQSPLNKSQSMTSLYSKPGQFPVWWRRNNSSIPLVRISPSEKSVFQADTRWNILREGSLLIPAEPHLKMVQTHRHEDEIDAENSVIAPSTELDADWIKKQCKEVDSGEAGTKQAREITYTASPPCRRSANQQLQTKKLCSKNNISSSLSSSLVMNTPKVEHVAHRPARLNVDVFLDAGNIECDGSS; this is translated from the exons ATGGATCGATTGATTGATCCTAA GATTTACGCGGATGTTCAGAGCCGAGGATTGGTTAACCGGTTGGTAAAGTACCACGATGAAACGCAATCGCCGTTAAATAAGAGTCAATCGATGACTAGCCTGTACTCGAAGCCGGGTCAATTTCCTGTGTGGTGGAGGAGAAACAATTCTTCGATACCATTGGTTCGGATTTCCCCGTCAGAGAAGTCCGTGTTTCAGGCTGACACAAGGTGGAACATTTTACGGGAGGGATCGTTGCTCATTCCGGCGGAACCTCATCTGAAGATGGTCCAAACACATAGACACGAGGATGAGATTGATGCGGAAAATAGTGTGATTGCGCCTTCAACAGAACTGGATGCCGATTGGATTAAGAAACAATGTAAGGAGGTTGATTCAGGCGAAGCTGGTACGAAGCAAGCTCGGGAAATTACATACACGGCTTCGCCCCCGTGTCGAAGGTCGGCGAATCAGCAGCTGCAGACGAAGAAATTATGTAGTAAAAATAATATCTCAAGTTCACTTAGCTCGAGCCTAGTGATGAACACTCCGAAAGTGGAACACGTAGCGCACCGACCGGCACGATTAAATGTGGATGTCTTTCTCGACGCCGGCAACATTGAATGCGACGGTTCCAGTTAG